The window aattttaaaaattttaaatataaaagaatgataaaataatatatttaagacttgccacgtggcgagttttgagtggattgtagtgccactcaacgaaatccagtggcactacaatccactcaaaactcgccacgtggcaagtcttaaatatattcttttatcattcttttatataaaatatcattcttttatatttaaaatttttataattatttttttaactaattaatatattatatatattaatgttatgtttccttttttatttctttccccctatattttttcttcccaaatccaCCCCACACCCCCCCCAGGGCAACTTTGTTCTGCCGTAGATCTTAGGTTTCAGTACTCTcacccctttctttctttcccagtttcgtttctttctttcttttttttttaaaaaaaaaaaaaaaaaaaaaaaaaaaaaaattctacacCCACTCCaattttatcatggaaagcaACTAAGAATCTGTaagttattttttctttcttgatacAATAGTTGCTTtgatcatgtgacatgaataaccCACATATATAGATGTAGTatggttattttcttttcttttaattggtgggtttttgggttcgggtgaggttttttggattttttatatttataatatgaattaggGTATCTTCTATGTTTGCTACCTTCTTTATTATGAgtctttaattaatatattagtctaatctttgatttttgttttttcaattgaTAGGTTGCTGCTGAGGCAATGGAGtttgaagaagatttgaaaATCGAAATGGTGGTGCATTCAGACGCTGAAGCTTACAGATACTTGGTTGCTTTCCATGATAAACTTGGAGTGGGTGcataactttattttattttatttaaagaaagaaagaaatgaaattgggaaagaaagaaaggggaggGAGTCCTATGACCTACGGCAAAAcaaagtgttgggggggggattgggaagaagaaaaataaggagaaagaaataaaaaaggaaagataacattaatatatataatatattaattagttaaaaaaataattttaaaaattttaaatataaaataatgataaaagaatatatttaagacttgccacgtgGCAAGTTTTAAGTGAATTGTAGTGCCATTCAGCGAAGTCTAGTGGCAAGCCAAGCCTCATACAAGTTTTTTTCCACTGGATTTCGTTCAGTGGCACTACAATTCACTTAAAACTTGCcacgtggcaagtcttaaatatattcttttatcattcttttatatttaaaatttttaaaattatttttttaactaattaatatattatatatattaatgttatgtttccttttttatttctttctccttatttttcttcttcccaatccccccccccccaacactttgTTTTGCCGTAGGTCATAGGACTCcctcccctttctttctttcctaatttcatttctttctttctttaaataaaataaaataaagttatgCACCCACTCCATGTTTATCATAGAAAGCAACCAAGTATCTGTAAGCTTCAGCGTCTGAATGCACCACCATTTCGATTTTCAGATCTTCTTCAAACTCCATTGCCTCAACAGCAACctatcaattgaaaaaaaaaaatcaaagattagactaatatattaattaaagacTCATAATAAAGAAGGTAGCAAACATAGAAGATACcctaattcatattataaatataaaaaatccaaaaaacctCACCCGAACCCAAAAACccccaattaaaagaaaagaaaataaccctACTACATCTATATATGTGggttattcatgtcacatgatcaAAGCAACTATtgtataaagaaagaaaaaataacttACAGATTCTTAGTtgctttccatgataaaattGGAGTGGGtgtagaacttttttttttttttttttttttaaaaaaaaagaaagaaagaaagaaagaaacgaaactgggaaagaaagaaaggggtgAGAGTACTGAAACCTAAGATCTACGGCAGAACAAAGTTGCCctggggggggggtgtggggtgcatttgggaagaaaaaatatagggggaaagaaataaaaaaggaaacataacattaatatatataatatattaattagttaaaaaaataattataaaaattttaaatataaaagaatgataaaagaatatatttaagacttgccacgtggcgagttttgagtggattgtagtgccactcaacgaaatccagtgGCAAGCCAAGCCCCATACAAGTTTTTCTCAGtggaaaaacttgtgtgggggTTGGCTTGCcactggatttcgttgagtggcaCTACAATCCTCTCAAAACTCGCcacgtggcaagtcttaaatatattcttttatcattcttttatataaaatatcattcttttatatttaaaatttttataattatttttttaactaattaatatattatatatattaatgttatgtttccttttttatttctttccccctatattttttcttcccaaatccaCTCCACACCCCCCCCCAGGGCAACTTTGTTCTGCCGTAGATCTTAGGTTTCAGTACTCTcacccctttctttctttcccagtttcgtttctttctttctttctttcttttttttttaaaaaaaaaaaaaaaaaaaaaaaaaattctacacCCACTCCaattttatcatggaaagcaACTAAGAATCTGTaagttattttttctttctttatacaATAGTTGCTTtgatcatgtgacatgaataaccCACATATATAGATGTAGTagggttattttcttttcttttaattggggGTTTTTGGGTTCGGGTGaggttttttggattttttatatttataatatgaattaggGTATCTTCTATGTTTGCTACCTTCTTTATTATGAgtctttaattaatatattagtctaatctttgatttttttttttttttcaattgatagGTTGCTGCTGAGGCAATGGAGtttgaagaagatttgaaaATCGAAATGGTGGTGCATTCAGACGCTGAAGCTTACAGATACTTGGTTGCTTTCCATGATAAACTTGGAGTGGGTGcataactttattttattttatttaaagaaagaaagaaatgaaattgggaaagaaagaaaggggaggGAGTCCTATGACCTACGGCAAAAcaaagtgttgggggggggggattgggaagaagaaaaataaggagaaagaaataaaaaaggaaagataacattaatatatataatatattaattagttaaaaaaataattttaaaaattttaaatataaaataatgataaaagaatatatttaagacttgccacgtgGCAAGTTTTAAGTGAATTGTAGTGCCATTCAGCGAAGTCTAGTGGCAAGCCAAGCCCCATACAAGTTTTTTTCcactggatttcgttgagtggcaCTACAATTCACTTAAAACTTGCcacgtggcaagtcttaaatatattcttttatcattcttttatatttaaaatttttaaaattatttttttaactaattaatatattatatatattaatgttatgtttccttttttatttctttctccttatttttcttcttcccaatCCCCCCCCAACACTTTGTTTTGCCGTAGGTCATAGGACTCcctcccctttctttctttcccaatttcatttctttctttctttaaataaaataaaataaagttatgCACCCACTCCAAGTTTATCATGGAAAGCAACCAAGTATCTGTAAGCTTCAGCGTCTGAATGCACCACCATTTCGATTTTCAGATCTTCTTCAAACTCCATTGCCTCAGCAGCAACctatcaattgaaaaaaaaaaaaaatcaaagattagactaatatattaattaaagacTCATAATAAAGAAGGTAGCAAACATAGAAGATACcctaattcatattataaatataaaaaatccaaaaaacctCACCCGAACCCAAAAACccccaattaaaagaaaagaaaataaccctACTACATCTATATATGTGggttattcatgtcacatgatcaAAGCAACTATtgtataaagaaagaaaaaataacttACAGATTCTTAGTtgctttccatgataaaattGGAGTGGgtgtagaattttttttttttttttttttaaaaaaaaagaaagaaagaaagaaagaaacgaaactgggaaagaaagaaaggggtgAGAGTATGAAACCTAAGATCTACGGCAGAACAAAGTTGCCctggggggggggtgtggggtggatttgggaagaaaaaatatagggggaaagaaataaaaaaggaaacataacattaatatatataatatattaattagttaaaaaaataattataaaaattataaatataaaagaatgataaaagaatatatttaagacttgccacgtggcgagttttgagtggattgtagtgccactcaacgaaatccagtgGCAAAGCCCCATACAAGTTTTTCTCCCGGAAGTGGGGCAGACGATGTCCAAAAAAAGTACGGGCGTGAAGGGCTTCTGAGATAAAACCCTTCGTCTGCTTCCTACGTTTGGCGCTCTGTGTCTCTCCTAAAAAGGTccggagagagaaagaaacagATTGAGAGATGGATATGGGCATGAGTTCAACCCCTTCTCTCTCCCTTGATCATTTTGTTTAATGACCAAAACTTTTATTCTCTTCTTCTCTGAAGAAGATGGCTCTGCAAGAAGAACCCCAAGAGCTCCAAAACCCTCCAATGGCGTTCGACCTTTTATTATTCTGCGAGGAAGGATTTGAGGAAGATTTGAGAGACAATGGTAGTGATGAGGAGAGCGAGAACtgtgatgggttttcaaaaaagCATTCATCTTTCCCTTTGGTTGTTCTGGAAAGtgatattttctgggaaaatgatGAACTTTCCTCTCTAATCTCCAAAGAGGAACAAACCCATGTGTGTTTCAGTGGCGAAATCTCAGATGGGTCTTTAATGGCAGCTCGGAAAGAGGCGGTTGAGTGGATTCTGAGTGTAAAGGCACACTATGGGTTCTCCTCTTTGACCACCGTTCTAGCTGTGAACTACTTTGATAGATTCATTGCCAGTCGGCCGTTTCAGAGGGACAAGCCGTGGATGAGTCAGCTCGCCGCTGTCGCCTGCGTCTCGTTGGCCGCCAAAGTGGAGGAGACCCATGTGCCCCTTCTCTTAGATTTGCAAGTATGTATAAATTTCCATGTGCAATTTGAGTGTTTGTGAAATTGCTACTGTTTTGTTTACTGGATATCTTGTGATTGTGTTTAGGTGGAGGAATCAAAGTATGTTTTCGAAGCAAAAACCATTCAAAGAATGGAGCTTTTGGTGCTATCGACTCTTGCGTGGAGGATGAATCCGGTGACCCCAAATTCATACTTTGATCACATCATCAGGAGGTTCGGTTTGAAGATCCACCTGCATTGGGAGTTTCTGTGGAGATGTGAGCGTTTACTTCTATCCGTCATTGCGGGTGAGCAATcgaatttgtttcattttctgatCAATGAGTAGTTTagtatcaatcatatatatcgAAAAGGCATAAAAACAGTAGGAACTAATCTTATATTCGATTCGGTATTTTTATTGCAGATTCCAGATTTACTTGTTATTTGCCTTCCGTATTAGCTACTGCAACAATGCTGTATGTTATTGATGAAATTGAGGCATTTAATCCTGTGGAATACCAGAATCAGCTTATGAATTTACTTAAAGTCAGTAAGGTTTGTATTTAATAAACGGATTTGTGACTTCTCATGTAATTTGTTGTCCTGCTTCTGCAAATGTAATGCAAATTGATGCGCTAAATAGTCGAATATTATTATGTCCTTTACAGGACAGGGTGAATGAGTGCTCCAAGCTCTTCCTGGAACTGTCAGGGAGAGTCGAAAACCAAAGCCACAAACGCAAGCATTTATCGGTACCCAGCAGCCCTAATGGGGTTATTAACGCATCTTTCAGCTGTGACATGTCAAATGGTTCATGGGCGGTGGCATCACCGGACTCATCCTCACCAGATCCTCAATTTAAAAGGAGCAGACTGCAGAACCAGCAGATGAGGTTGCCCTCTTTAAATCGTGTGTCTGTGGATGTGCTGAGCAGCTCACGTTAGTCTCTGATTGTCTTTTGTCTACTATTAAACATGGTAGTATATAATCCCTCTTTTGTGTATTATGTTATTGGCGGTATCTGTATTGAGTACGTCTCTAATATATCATCATTCCCTTTGTGGCCAAACTTATGAAAATGAAACGCTGTGAGATTAAAACTCCACCTCTCTCACCTATTTCTTGAGATGTGGTTGGGGGAGGGGGGTGTTTGCTGATGAATGGAAGAAATCAATCATGCTTGATCTGCCATATTTAAGTAATTATATCATGCATAAACGCACAATTGACACCAGTATATTTTATCACTTATTCATTTTGTTATATGTAGTGGAGTGGTTATCTAGAAAAATAAGTCCGAGACATCCTCTTTGTGCTCCTTATCTACCTTAGCTTGAAACTAAACCTGAGGCGTCCATCAGTGCCGCAGGGGGTGGGATGAGGGTAGATATAGAAGTGTAAGTTCAGTTCCTCTAGGCAAAAGGGAAATGGAACAATAAAAAAAGCCAGAGATGGACACGGGCAACGCTAGTCATTTATACCAAACAATAAAGAAGTAAAATGTTGGGCACTGAAAGTCTTTGGTTGTTCAGTATGATTGAGCAAAACAATGACTTTGGAGTTTTTCTAATTAGAAAGAGGTGAGTAATTAGCAGTGTGCTTGTTAGTTGGTTTGTTGAACtagattagagagagagagagagagctctatGATTAGGTAATTTGATTGGATTGCCTCTTACAACGTGATCAAACTCATCACTAGACATTAGCAAGGTTCCAAACTACCGAATATTTTCTTGCAACAAATTTTCCTGCCTTAAGAGGCTTTGAACTTTGTGTTCGTGCCCATGCACATGTCCAAAACCAGTACTCGTGAAGTAGTCTCGTATTTCTATTATGCTAAATGAAATGATATACATGGTCGCAATCTAGGACAATCCGAGAATGTGTTTATCTATTCTTTTGACTCATAGAAATGATTCTTGTGGCTGAGTAACTAGTCTTACTGATGTAGCTTGATCTTAGTACAGGTTTAAACTATGCATAGCTGTTGACAGGCTTCCGGTTGTTTTCTAGCAGATTAGACTCTGAAGTCTAAACAACTTATTGTGAGGTTATTTAGCCACATTGATTTGTTTCTCTATCCGCCTTTTCAAGTCCCCTGTCAACACCTACTCCCTTCTTTGTTTTTATCCAACACCTTATTTCAAATCTGCAAATGGTCACTTGCTAAGAGAATGAGCAATGTAACTGTTGCATTTAGAAGTCGGATTATGTCAGTTGAGTGCAAGCAGGCAATGAGCCTTTTAGTAACGCCATCTTCTTATATTCATAGAAGTCAGCAGTCTGCAAGTTTAAGCACCTTGTTTGTACAGTTTTACGTTTGTGTACCTAGTTCCATTGATAAGTCAGATTCTATCAGTCGATTGCAAATGCTATCAGCAAGCAGAACATGTCAATGTATTTAGTAACAAATGTCTCATGCTTAGTAAATGACTTGCGTATTATCTTCGTAAATTGGCTTTCATATCTTGTATAAGATTAGCAGCATCCATAAATTTCTGTAGGGAAAGGTTTGAGATTGGATTTGTGCAGGATATGGGAATTTGTGAGGATGTATGTTTGCTCTTGTTGTCTGTGGTCCTCCCGACTTTTTCTTTAGGTTTGGTTAAAGTTTAAGCTACATCTCTTTCTTATCATAAGTCGCATGCAGAGAGAGAAGATGATGACAGTGATTCTTCAAAAAAATTAGGCGTGCCATAATCGTTCATACTGTGAAGTCAAAGgtcatattttaatttaaaacgtATGACCAGCAAGAAACAACCACTTATGTTATGTTTCCCATGTTGTTCTCCCAAGCCAGCAAGCACCACATTGTCAAAACCAAACTTGCACATGATCTATCAGGCACAGTCATGTTGGTTGTAAATTTATTTGGGTTTTAAATGCCAAAATaaatgtgaaggttgtgtgaaGTATTTTGTTTGGTGACTAGGAACACATTAGATTGAATAACTCACTAACGTCATGTTTATTACGTCATGAATGAGTGTGCACGGTGTGTGTCTCATTCTTATTCAGCTATTCTTGACATATCTTGTGTTTGCTGACACACAAGAAATGGAAAAGTAAGTTGGTCTCACTTGATTTCAACCATGTATCATAACCatgtgttatttatttatttatttttatctcatACTTGAAAAATTAGGTATCGTTAAGAAATTGATGTCAATTTTCACATCTTGTCAGAGTTGAAGATATCAGAGGAAGTAATCATGACAAAAACTTATCCTTCCACGTTAGTAGTGACTAATCGATCTTCTACCTTCAACTTATACAAAATTTTGAAGTTGACATCCATTTTTTACTTCAAAGTATAATGAATCTAGTGGGTTATCAAATTCAATCAACCCAATCCTAGCGATCGACGAGGCCAAGAGATCGGTTGAGTTGGCAACTTGAAGTACTACAATAGTAGCAACCCAAGTTCGATTTCCACCTAATTTCAAACCCAATCCAGACACTAGTTGGTCAATCCTCGGTCGGCTCTGTGAGTCTTGATTTAACCATCGCACAAGTTGTGGGACTGATTTGTGTGACCATGCTTTATGTCCTTTTTGGTGTACACCTCGTGGGTGCGGAGTAGGACGGAAGGAGAATTCATCCTTGatccaaaagaaagaaatattggGAAGTACTAACAACTTTCTCATCCGTCTTCCAATGTACAGAATGCAAAATTGTCACAATAACTAATAAGAATGTTGCAGGCGTTTAGGATAATAGATAAGGAAAAccaatgaaaatggtttgaaaactttgagttttaatgataagaacaaaataaaaggtaaagtgaatagtatcatgattgattttttagtgtaaaaatatggtttttcgttaaagtgaacagtaacgtgaatttttcgttaaaactccctaataGATAATGGGGACACTGCATAGTGCATTGGCAGAGACAAGAAACTAATCCTGCATCAAACTCACCAGGACTAGGAGTAGGAGAGTAGGGTCCTCTCCAATTGagcaaaaattgaaggaaaagtgGCTCCACTGGTTTGCAATTATCATGCACAAATGTTGTGCATCCACCAAATTTACTCAGCAGGAAGAAAATGGCTCTTGTTTGTTATCTGTCATCTATTTTATTCATGAGCTTCTGATGAACATAAATACTAGAGTAGCTCATTTCTTACAGCTTTACCTTTCAACATTCATTGTGTTTGGATAAACACCTTTGGACAAGTAAGCGTGCATCATAAAGATTAATATGTAATTAAGACATAAACTTTCCGCCTTTTTACCTTTATCGAGAAGCTAATCTCACTTAATTctattgagttcaaagaaaaatTGTAAAGGTGGTGCAGACCAAAACATGTACATTCGGCTACATATTGTCGAACACATAATTGATCCTAAATACTAGACAGGTTGGGAAAAACAAAGGACGGGAGCAAAAGTTACGGTATTAAGCATTTCcccattttttattagttaattaagCCAACTGCTTTGGTTTATATATGAGAGAACAGAATTAGTACACAAGACATGTGAGAGGACAGAAATGAAGAGTTGCTGAGAGCAACTAGAAAGTTTTGTTTCGATATCTTTTTGGAGATATTGTCAGATGTCTAGTATTCTCTTGTTCCTATGAAAAGCTGCTGGACCTGAAATGGTATGTCCTCTCCTCAGTGTTA of the Pyrus communis chromosome 1, drPyrComm1.1, whole genome shotgun sequence genome contains:
- the LOC137708189 gene encoding cyclin-D3-2 isoform X2, giving the protein MALQEEPQELQNPPMAFDLLLFCEEGFEEDLRDNGSDEESENCDGFSKKHSSFPLVVLESDIFWENDELSSLISKEEQTHVCFSGEISDGSLMAARKEAVEWILSVKAHYGFSSLTTVLAVNYFDRFIASRPFQRDKPWMSQLAAVACVSLAAKVEETHVPLLLDLQVEESKYVFEAKTIQRMELLVLSTLAWRMNPVTPNSYFDHIIRRFGLKIHLHWEFLWRCERLLLSVIADSRFTCYLPSVLATATMLYVIDEIEAFNPVEYQNQLMNLLKDRVNECSKLFLELSGRVENQSHKRKHLSVPSSPNGVINASFSCDMSNGSWAVASPDSSSPDPQFKRSRLQNQQMRLPSLNRVSVDVLSSSR
- the LOC137708189 gene encoding cyclin-D3-2 isoform X1, translated to MALQEEPQELQNPPMAFDLLLFCEEGFEEDLRDNGSDEESENCDGFSKKHSSFPLVVLESDIFWENDELSSLISKEEQTHVCFSGEISDGSLMAARKEAVEWILSVKAHYGFSSLTTVLAVNYFDRFIASRPFQRDKPWMSQLAAVACVSLAAKVEETHVPLLLDLQVEESKYVFEAKTIQRMELLVLSTLAWRMNPVTPNSYFDHIIRRFGLKIHLHWEFLWRCERLLLSVIADSRFTCYLPSVLATATMLYVIDEIEAFNPVEYQNQLMNLLKVSKDRVNECSKLFLELSGRVENQSHKRKHLSVPSSPNGVINASFSCDMSNGSWAVASPDSSSPDPQFKRSRLQNQQMRLPSLNRVSVDVLSSSR